A single Echinimonas agarilytica DNA region contains:
- a CDS encoding sulfatase-like hydrolase/transferase, which yields MKFIWLTVIISTLSTCSSAEKLKKNVHSDISNTDKPNVIFIFIDDMGFADISAFGNQKLKTPNIDRLAEEGLKFTNFYVNSPICSASRVALKTGLYPQRSGIHSFLSTRKHNKSRQMPDFLSAEYFTYAKLLKSSGYVTAHYGKWHIGGGRDVNNAPLPQSYGYDESLVSFEGLGDRILWSKTGNQTLSWQHGQGEILDLPKHKTTETYIDYAIRFIIKNKDKPFLLNLFPNDVHDGHNPSSLQLAKWKGQGRHEYDAKFFAVLDEMDNQIGRLLDALGALKLSDNTVVMLTSDNGPTDWKRYYDENIEPPGFTGPYRGRKWSLYEGGTRMPFIIRWPAQIKPKTENNTSILSAIDILPSLAGLLDLELPQNVSVDGKDMSSTFLGKKISRNQPLFWEYGVKGSIKPGKASHVSPPLAMRDGDWKLLMSVDATHVELYNLVEDKSEQHNLANQHPKKVEEMKSQLLAWWQDVAHNSKLPSKR from the coding sequence ATGAAATTCATATGGCTCACAGTAATTATTTCTACTTTGTCAACTTGTTCTTCAGCCGAAAAATTAAAAAAAAACGTTCATTCGGACATATCAAATACAGATAAACCTAATGTTATTTTTATTTTCATCGATGACATGGGGTTCGCCGACATTAGCGCATTTGGCAACCAAAAATTAAAAACACCAAATATAGATAGGCTTGCAGAAGAAGGATTAAAGTTTACAAACTTTTACGTTAACTCACCTATTTGTTCAGCTTCTCGAGTCGCCCTTAAAACTGGCTTATACCCTCAACGTTCTGGTATTCATTCGTTCTTAAGTACACGAAAACACAACAAGAGCCGTCAAATGCCAGACTTCCTATCAGCTGAATATTTTACTTATGCAAAACTGCTTAAAAGTTCAGGCTATGTCACCGCGCACTATGGGAAATGGCATATTGGAGGTGGAAGAGATGTGAATAATGCACCGTTACCTCAATCATATGGCTATGATGAATCACTCGTTTCTTTTGAGGGGCTAGGAGACCGAATTCTATGGAGTAAAACGGGCAATCAAACGTTAAGTTGGCAGCATGGTCAAGGTGAAATTTTGGACCTTCCAAAGCACAAAACAACAGAAACGTACATTGACTACGCGATTAGATTTATCATCAAAAATAAAGATAAACCTTTTTTACTCAATTTGTTCCCAAACGATGTTCATGACGGACATAACCCATCATCGCTTCAATTAGCCAAATGGAAAGGACAAGGTCGACATGAGTATGATGCAAAATTTTTTGCAGTATTAGATGAGATGGATAATCAAATTGGTCGATTACTCGATGCATTAGGTGCATTAAAATTGTCAGATAATACGGTTGTCATGCTCACCAGTGATAACGGCCCAACCGATTGGAAAAGATACTACGATGAAAATATTGAACCACCTGGCTTTACTGGGCCTTATAGAGGTCGTAAGTGGAGTTTATATGAAGGAGGAACTCGAATGCCATTCATAATCCGCTGGCCTGCTCAAATAAAACCTAAAACTGAGAATAATACATCTATTTTATCGGCCATTGATATTCTCCCCAGTCTAGCAGGGTTACTTGACCTTGAATTACCTCAAAATGTATCAGTAGATGGCAAAGATATGTCGTCTACTTTTTTAGGTAAAAAAATCAGTCGAAACCAACCATTGTTTTGGGAATATGGCGTTAAAGGGAGCATCAAACCCGGTAAAGCGAGTCATGTGAGTCCTCCTTTGGCAATGAGAGATGGTGATTGGAAGCTACTTATGAGTGTAGATGCGACTCATGTAGAGCTGTACAACTTGGTTGAGGATAAATCTGAGCAACACAATCTAGCCAACCAACACCCCAAAAAAGTTGAAGAAATGAAAAGTCAATTGTTGGCATGGTGGCAAGACGTAGCGCACAACTCAAAACTGCCTAGCAAACGTTAG